A section of the Streptomyces sp. Je 1-369 genome encodes:
- a CDS encoding Ldh family oxidoreductase, with amino-acid sequence MTTEAPAGTPRAEPAPPATGRTIHPRQARNLAREALVAADLPPEEADQVADALVTTSLRGIDTHGLRLLPQYLNELSTGVARAAAEPTVVRDRGAGLLLDADGSLGVLAGLTAARLAAERAARYGVAAVGVRNSNHFGAASVYTRTLARTGLVGIAVTSAASRVAPYGGVEPLFGTNPISVAAGGGDEEFALDMATSQVCFGEVKQRRAEGRGLDDGWATDSAGRPTTHPEEAYALSPLGGYKGQGLAMAVTLLGAVLTGTAPDWRLSQVGAGGAGASRGIGHLVLALDPAAFTGADSFATGLTDLLTTVRTATAATDRPVLAPGDPQRAHERHRETHGIPLDAGTASALDELAARLGLPGTEEASA; translated from the coding sequence TTGACCACCGAAGCCCCGGCCGGGACACCCCGAGCCGAGCCCGCGCCGCCCGCCACGGGCCGCACCATCCACCCACGACAGGCACGAAACCTCGCCCGCGAGGCACTCGTCGCGGCGGACCTGCCCCCGGAGGAGGCCGACCAGGTGGCCGACGCACTGGTCACCACCTCGCTGCGCGGCATCGACACGCACGGCCTGCGCCTGCTCCCGCAGTACCTCAACGAGCTGTCCACCGGAGTGGCCCGCGCGGCGGCGGAGCCGACCGTCGTGCGGGACAGGGGCGCCGGACTGCTCCTGGACGCCGACGGCTCGCTCGGCGTCCTCGCCGGACTGACGGCCGCACGGCTCGCGGCGGAGCGGGCCGCCCGGTACGGGGTGGCCGCCGTCGGCGTGCGCAACTCCAACCACTTCGGGGCCGCGTCGGTCTACACGCGCACCCTGGCCCGAACGGGACTGGTGGGCATCGCCGTCACCTCGGCCGCCTCCCGGGTGGCACCGTACGGGGGCGTCGAGCCGCTGTTCGGCACCAACCCCATCAGCGTCGCCGCGGGCGGCGGCGACGAGGAATTCGCCCTGGACATGGCCACCAGCCAGGTCTGCTTCGGCGAGGTGAAGCAGCGCAGGGCCGAAGGCCGCGGCCTGGACGACGGCTGGGCCACCGACAGCGCGGGCCGGCCCACCACGCACCCCGAGGAGGCGTACGCGCTCTCGCCGCTCGGCGGATACAAGGGGCAGGGCCTGGCCATGGCCGTCACCCTGCTCGGCGCCGTACTCACCGGCACCGCACCCGACTGGCGGCTCTCCCAGGTCGGTGCGGGCGGCGCCGGAGCGAGCCGCGGCATCGGGCATCTCGTACTCGCCCTCGACCCGGCCGCGTTCACCGGCGCGGACAGCTTCGCCACCGGACTGACGGATCTGCTGACCACGGTGCGCACCGCGACCGCCGCGACGGACCGGCCCGTGCTGGCCCCCGGTGACCCGCAACGCGCCCACGAACGGCACCGGGAGACCCACGGCATCCCCCTGGACGCGGGCACCGCCTCCGCCCTGGACGAGCTCGCCGCGCGGCTCGGCCTCCCCGGGACCGAGGAGGCGTCCGCGTGA
- a CDS encoding ATP-grasp domain-containing protein, whose protein sequence is MILVLISPRQAGLPFAQWLPEEAGRLVAVTADGAPVGEGFTEVVTVADYTDDDAVLTAARAAARRHRPRAVLALAEADVERAALLRRELALPGLDSTTAAAYRDKVLMKQYASAAGLPVPAFAPVATVGDITDFMAARPGRVVVKPRSGSGSTGVHVLDAPGQAYALAEQVAGGSYEVEEFIDGTLHHVDVFRAEGEPVAAVASRYTGAGCLTHWEDAPLGSRNLDPADPLHERLVDETWRLIDALPSPATLCAHAEFFVTDSGRIVLCEVAARIGGGPIPAMLRHILGTDPRELWARVECGLPVALDAVRNHARTAPRAAFCGIPPKHGRVLRLPEPPPGTTDFVLNTRIGDDWSGERYRLRKSGDFLATWVITDPDPAVLDSRLDATAQLVGAGFGWDDTEPPAPVPATAGRTEGGAR, encoded by the coding sequence GTGATCCTCGTCCTGATCAGCCCCCGCCAGGCAGGGCTCCCGTTCGCCCAGTGGCTGCCGGAGGAGGCGGGCAGGCTCGTCGCGGTCACCGCCGATGGCGCCCCCGTGGGCGAGGGCTTCACGGAGGTCGTCACCGTCGCCGACTACACCGACGACGACGCCGTGCTCACCGCCGCCCGTGCGGCCGCCCGCAGACACCGTCCCCGTGCCGTACTGGCGCTGGCCGAGGCCGACGTCGAGCGCGCCGCCCTGCTGCGCCGCGAGCTGGCCCTGCCCGGCCTCGACAGCACCACGGCCGCCGCATACCGCGACAAGGTCCTGATGAAGCAGTACGCGAGCGCCGCGGGCCTGCCCGTCCCCGCCTTCGCGCCCGTCGCGACCGTCGGCGACATCACGGACTTCATGGCCGCCCGCCCCGGCCGGGTCGTGGTCAAGCCGAGGAGCGGCTCCGGATCGACGGGCGTGCACGTGCTCGACGCACCCGGCCAGGCGTACGCGCTCGCCGAGCAGGTGGCGGGCGGCTCGTACGAGGTCGAGGAGTTCATCGACGGAACCCTGCACCACGTGGACGTCTTCCGGGCCGAGGGCGAGCCCGTCGCGGCCGTCGCCTCCCGGTACACCGGCGCCGGGTGCCTGACCCACTGGGAGGACGCCCCGCTCGGCTCGCGCAACCTCGACCCCGCCGATCCGCTCCACGAGCGTTTGGTCGATGAGACGTGGCGACTGATCGACGCGCTGCCCTCGCCGGCCACCCTCTGCGCGCACGCGGAGTTCTTCGTCACCGACAGCGGCCGGATCGTGCTGTGCGAAGTGGCCGCCCGGATCGGCGGCGGACCGATCCCCGCCATGCTCCGCCACATCCTGGGCACCGACCCGCGAGAGCTGTGGGCCCGCGTCGAGTGCGGGCTGCCCGTCGCGCTCGACGCCGTACGCAACCACGCGCGCACCGCCCCCCGCGCCGCCTTCTGCGGCATTCCGCCGAAGCACGGCCGGGTCCTGCGGTTGCCCGAACCGCCGCCGGGAACGACGGACTTCGTCCTCAACACCCGGATCGGCGACGACTGGAGCGGGGAGCGCTACCGGCTGCGCAAGTCCGGCGACTTCCTCGCCACCTGGGTGATCACCGACCCCGACCCCGCCGTCCTGGACAGCAGACTCGACGCCACCGCACAACTGGTCGGCGCGGGCTTCGGCTGGGACGACACCGAGCCGCCCGCGCCGGTCCCCGCCACCGCAGGCCGCACCGAAGGAGGGGCGCGATGA
- a CDS encoding GNAT family N-acetyltransferase: MTTTAATAHHGSFTARLLPPGHHPAHHDGTGQDGIGQDGTGEGASDLIWDDARWLRFTARTDLHETHCLQVLEEDRPVALATLLVTQEPGGLLFYDAPRLAGTASPMAEPELLDEAEREQWDRLTASLPEGRADHYPSLALATFGNHHGVAHTHGRSPEQRRSVMAALPALLQQISEQLGCRSTALLYVGEPEAEGVDAAATRAGYHATLLGADAVHELSADDWEQYVAGLSSRRRRGLRKEVTAYENSGFHTVATTGPEALDDTVTALQVAHRAKYGLPGGHERVRRDFDALREEIGESCVVLGAAHEGRVLGFALYLRAGDALFLRTVGFAPEASGCYLALTYHETTRWALENGIRRIHYGLATYEAKFQRGCALRPRWGWFAFHGPDAEVFHEVLALQSRSIERRLEHVGSPATPVPSRTLPPSSTVYGAAR; encoded by the coding sequence ATGACCACGACGGCGGCCACCGCGCACCACGGTTCGTTCACCGCCCGGCTGCTCCCGCCCGGCCATCACCCGGCACACCACGACGGCACCGGGCAGGACGGCATCGGGCAGGACGGTACTGGGGAGGGCGCTTCAGACCTGATCTGGGACGACGCCCGCTGGCTGCGCTTCACCGCGCGGACCGACCTCCACGAGACGCACTGCCTCCAAGTACTCGAAGAGGACCGGCCGGTGGCGCTGGCCACGCTGCTCGTCACCCAGGAGCCCGGCGGGCTGCTCTTCTACGACGCCCCGAGGCTGGCGGGCACCGCCTCACCCATGGCCGAGCCCGAACTCCTCGACGAGGCCGAGCGCGAACAGTGGGACCGCCTCACGGCATCCCTGCCCGAGGGCCGCGCCGACCACTACCCCTCCCTGGCCCTCGCCACCTTCGGCAACCATCACGGCGTGGCCCACACCCACGGGCGCTCCCCGGAGCAGCGCCGGTCGGTCATGGCGGCGCTCCCCGCCCTCCTTCAGCAGATATCGGAGCAACTCGGCTGCCGCAGCACGGCGTTGCTCTACGTGGGTGAGCCCGAGGCAGAGGGGGTGGACGCCGCCGCCACCCGTGCCGGCTACCACGCGACGCTCCTCGGCGCCGACGCCGTGCACGAGTTGAGCGCCGACGACTGGGAGCAGTACGTGGCCGGGCTCAGCAGCCGCCGCCGAAGAGGACTGCGCAAAGAGGTCACCGCCTACGAGAACAGCGGCTTCCACACCGTGGCCACCACCGGCCCGGAAGCCCTCGATGACACGGTGACCGCCCTCCAGGTGGCCCACCGGGCGAAGTACGGACTGCCCGGCGGACACGAGCGTGTCCGCCGCGACTTCGACGCCCTGCGCGAGGAGATCGGCGAGTCGTGCGTCGTCCTCGGCGCCGCCCACGAGGGCCGCGTGCTCGGTTTCGCGCTGTACCTCAGAGCGGGCGACGCCCTCTTCCTGCGCACCGTGGGCTTCGCCCCCGAGGCCTCGGGCTGCTACCTCGCCCTCACCTACCACGAGACAACCCGCTGGGCGCTGGAGAACGGCATCCGCCGCATCCATTACGGACTCGCCACCTACGAGGCCAAGTTCCAGCGCGGCTGCGCGCTGCGACCCCGCTGGGGCTGGTTCGCCTTCCACGGGCCGGACGCCGAAGTCTTCCACGAGGTGCTGGCCCTCCAGTCCCGCAGCATCGAACGCCGACTGGAGCACGTCGGCAGCCCGGCCACCCCGGTCCCGTCCCGTACCCTCCCGCCCTCATCCACCGTTTACGGAGCCGCACGATGA
- a CDS encoding branched-chain amino acid transaminase yields MKLTPTSDIWMDGKFVPWDQAQVHVLTPSLHYGWGVYEGIRAYPTERGPAVFRLREHLQRLHDSARVYLMDPGHSVDELTEACLELLRRTGLESGYLRPLVYLEYGTMGVAPRLDSARVAIAAWPWGSYLGEKADQEGCRLMVSSWQRNGVHAVPPLAKATGAYVNSALAKVAAIRAGYDDALMLTPGGHVAEASAANVFAVRDGVITTPPVSDNILPGITRDTAITLARDLGHEVREQSLTRSELYVADEAFLTGTAAEIVPIASVDDRPVTEAGSGPITRRLRQAFQDVVHGRTDDPHGWLTHL; encoded by the coding sequence ATGAAGCTCACGCCCACCAGCGACATCTGGATGGACGGCAAGTTCGTCCCCTGGGATCAGGCACAGGTACACGTCCTCACCCCCAGCCTGCACTACGGCTGGGGCGTCTACGAAGGCATCCGCGCCTACCCGACGGAGCGGGGCCCGGCCGTCTTCCGGTTGCGCGAACACCTCCAGCGGCTGCACGACTCGGCGCGCGTCTACCTCATGGACCCCGGCCACAGCGTCGACGAACTCACCGAGGCGTGCCTCGAACTGCTGCGCCGCACCGGCCTGGAGAGCGGCTACCTGCGCCCCCTCGTCTACCTCGAATACGGCACCATGGGCGTCGCTCCGCGCCTGGACAGCGCCAGGGTCGCCATCGCGGCCTGGCCCTGGGGCTCGTACCTGGGGGAGAAGGCCGATCAGGAAGGCTGCCGGCTGATGGTCAGCAGCTGGCAGCGCAACGGCGTGCACGCGGTGCCGCCACTGGCCAAGGCCACCGGCGCGTACGTCAACTCCGCGCTCGCCAAGGTCGCCGCGATCCGTGCGGGCTACGACGACGCCCTCATGCTCACCCCCGGCGGCCACGTGGCCGAGGCGTCCGCCGCCAACGTCTTCGCCGTACGCGACGGAGTGATCACCACCCCGCCGGTCAGCGACAACATCCTGCCCGGCATCACCAGGGACACCGCGATCACCCTCGCCCGCGACCTCGGCCACGAGGTGCGGGAGCAGAGCCTGACCCGCAGCGAGCTCTACGTCGCCGACGAGGCGTTCCTCACCGGTACCGCCGCCGAGATCGTCCCCATCGCCTCGGTCGACGACCGCCCCGTCACCGAAGCGGGCAGCGGACCCATCACGCGGCGACTGCGCCAGGCGTTCCAGGACGTGGTCCACGGCCGGACGGACGACCCCCACGGCTGGCTCACCCATCTCTGA